A part of Oncorhynchus clarkii lewisi isolate Uvic-CL-2024 chromosome 17, UVic_Ocla_1.0, whole genome shotgun sequence genomic DNA contains:
- the LOC139369572 gene encoding retinal cone rhodopsin-sensitive cGMP 3',5'-cyclic phosphodiesterase subunit gamma-like, whose protein sequence is MADVATAAEKRAPPKFKQRTTRTFKSKAPKPGQKGFGDDIPGMEGLGTDITVVCPWEAFGDMELSDLAKYGIV, encoded by the exons ATGGCAGACGTTGCAACTGCTGCTGAAAAGAGGGCCCCCCCTAAATTCAAGCAGAGGACTACCCGTACCTTCAAGAGCAAGGCCCCCAAGCCTGGCCAGAAGGG aTTCGGTGACGACATCCCCGGCATGGAGGGTCTCGGCACAGACATCACAGTGGTCTGCCCATGGGAAGCTTTCGGTGACATGGAACTCAGTGACCTGGCGAAATATGGAATTGTTTAG
- the LOC139370268 gene encoding RNA binding protein fox-1 homolog 2-like isoform X4 — MMGLYYPSVLSGSQDAAGGQEGLVPPSFSAFPPPPPPPPQNGLALEYGASLYAAGAIQGSVEAGQAGLNTPTSVPNSLTTHQSDVSSQIDTQLACTGGGGGGGSVGDDSEKGTPKRLHVSNIPFRFRDPDLRQMFGQFGKILDVEIIFNERGSKGFGFVTFETSADAEKARAALHGTLVEGRKVEVNNATARVMTNKKMVTPYSNGGEGLAALPYGLLNANSPTAGWKLSPMVGAMYSPELYTVPGFPYPAAAAQAATAAATFRGAHLRGRGRPVYGAVRAALPQQAIPTYPGVMYQEGFYGAADLYGGYAAYRYAQPTAVASSAGAAAAAAAAYSDGYGRVYTTDPYHAALNPAAAYGVGAMATLYRGGYSRFAPY, encoded by the exons gGCTCTCAGGATGCAGCAGGTGGTCAAGAGGGTCTCGTCCCCCCATCCTTCTCCgccttcccccctcctccccctccgcCCCCCCAGAACGGCTTGGCCCTGGAGTACGGGGCCAGTCTGTACGCCGCAGGGGCCATCCAGGGGTCGGTGGAGGCCGGACAGGCAGGCCTTAACACCCCGACAAGTGTCCCAAACAGTTTAACCACCCAT CAGTCAGATGTGTCGTCACAGATTGATACCCAGTTGGCGTGTACAGGAGGAGGTGGTGGCGGGGGGTCCGTAGGGGACGACTCAGAGAAGGGGACCCCCAAACGCCTCCACGTCTCCAACATTCCCTTCCGCTTCAGAGACCCTGACCTCCGGCAGATGTTTGGG CAATTTGGAAAGATCCTCGACGTAGAGATCATATTCAACGAGAGAGGATCGAAG GGGTTTGGCTTTGTGACGTTTGAGACGAGCGCAGACGCTGAGAAGGCCAGAGCCGCTCTCCACGGAACTCTGGTGGAAGGACGCAAGGTTGAG GTCAACAACGCCACAGCCAGGGTGATGACCAATAAGAAAATGGTCACCCCATATTCTAATGGAGGAGAGGGGCTCGCCGCTCTACCTTATG GGCTACTAAATGCCAACTCCCCTACAGCCGGGTGGAAGTTGAGTCCAATGGTTGGAGCCATGTACAGTCCCGAGCTCTATACAG tccctgGCTTCCCGTACCCTGCGGCGGCTGCACAGGCTGCCACAGCGGCAGCGACCTTTAGGGGCGCCCACCTCCGGGGTCGTGGCCGGCCGGTCTACGGTGCTGTCAGGGCAGCCCTACCCCAGCAAGCTATACCTACATACCCAGG tgtgatGTATCAGGAAGGGTTTTACGGTGCAGCAGACCTCTAT GGTGGCTATGCTGCGTATCGCTATGCTCAGCCGACTGCGGTAGCTAGTTCTGCAGGAGCAGCGGCTGCCGCAGCAGCTGCCTACAGTGATGG CTACGGACGGGTGTACACGACAGacccttaccacgctgcactAAACCCTGCTGCCGCCTACGGTGTAGGAGCTATG GCCACACTGTACAGGGGAGGCTACAGTAGATTTGCGCCCTACTAA
- the LOC139370268 gene encoding RNA binding protein fox-1 homolog 2-like isoform X5: MMGLYYPSVLSGSQDAAGGQEGLVPPSFSAFPPPPPPPPQNGLALEYGASLYAAGAIQGSVEAGQAGLNTPTSVPNSLTTHSDVSSQIDTQLACTGGGGGGGSVGDDSEKGTPKRLHVSNIPFRFRDPDLRQMFGQFGKILDVEIIFNERGSKGFGFVTFETSADAEKARAALHGTLVEGRKVEVNNATARVMTNKKMVTPYSNGGEGLAALPYGLLNANSPTAGWKLSPMVGAMYSPELYTVPGFPYPAAAAQAATAAATFRGAHLRGRGRPVYGAVRAALPQQAIPTYPGVMYQEGFYGAADLYGGYAAYRYAQPTAVASSAGAAAAAAAAYSDGYGRVYTTDPYHAALNPAAAYGVGAMATLYRGGYSRFAPY; the protein is encoded by the exons gGCTCTCAGGATGCAGCAGGTGGTCAAGAGGGTCTCGTCCCCCCATCCTTCTCCgccttcccccctcctccccctccgcCCCCCCAGAACGGCTTGGCCCTGGAGTACGGGGCCAGTCTGTACGCCGCAGGGGCCATCCAGGGGTCGGTGGAGGCCGGACAGGCAGGCCTTAACACCCCGACAAGTGTCCCAAACAGTTTAACCACCCAT TCAGATGTGTCGTCACAGATTGATACCCAGTTGGCGTGTACAGGAGGAGGTGGTGGCGGGGGGTCCGTAGGGGACGACTCAGAGAAGGGGACCCCCAAACGCCTCCACGTCTCCAACATTCCCTTCCGCTTCAGAGACCCTGACCTCCGGCAGATGTTTGGG CAATTTGGAAAGATCCTCGACGTAGAGATCATATTCAACGAGAGAGGATCGAAG GGGTTTGGCTTTGTGACGTTTGAGACGAGCGCAGACGCTGAGAAGGCCAGAGCCGCTCTCCACGGAACTCTGGTGGAAGGACGCAAGGTTGAG GTCAACAACGCCACAGCCAGGGTGATGACCAATAAGAAAATGGTCACCCCATATTCTAATGGAGGAGAGGGGCTCGCCGCTCTACCTTATG GGCTACTAAATGCCAACTCCCCTACAGCCGGGTGGAAGTTGAGTCCAATGGTTGGAGCCATGTACAGTCCCGAGCTCTATACAG tccctgGCTTCCCGTACCCTGCGGCGGCTGCACAGGCTGCCACAGCGGCAGCGACCTTTAGGGGCGCCCACCTCCGGGGTCGTGGCCGGCCGGTCTACGGTGCTGTCAGGGCAGCCCTACCCCAGCAAGCTATACCTACATACCCAGG tgtgatGTATCAGGAAGGGTTTTACGGTGCAGCAGACCTCTAT GGTGGCTATGCTGCGTATCGCTATGCTCAGCCGACTGCGGTAGCTAGTTCTGCAGGAGCAGCGGCTGCCGCAGCAGCTGCCTACAGTGATGG CTACGGACGGGTGTACACGACAGacccttaccacgctgcactAAACCCTGCTGCCGCCTACGGTGTAGGAGCTATG GCCACACTGTACAGGGGAGGCTACAGTAGATTTGCGCCCTACTAA